A region of Bacillus cabrialesii DNA encodes the following proteins:
- the spoVAA gene encoding stage V sporulation protein SpoVAA encodes MERRIFIRLRHRVLAHPGDIITVGDAAQIEGQVQLKKKLSAMPLYQVTEKDKNIVILDIIHVLRAIHLQEPALDVQTVGGAETIVEIQYQKRQISTVLFIGVWLLLFIGSCLAIMNFHEDVSMRDVHIALYEIITGERNDYPYLLQIPYSIGLGLGMIVFFNHIFKKRLNEEPSPLEVEMFNYQLDLDQYVAMHENEETIKDLHDR; translated from the coding sequence ATGGAACGACGTATATTTATCCGGCTTCGCCACCGTGTGCTGGCGCATCCGGGAGATATTATTACCGTTGGGGACGCTGCGCAAATTGAAGGGCAGGTTCAGCTGAAGAAGAAACTTTCGGCAATGCCGCTTTATCAGGTGACGGAAAAAGATAAAAATATCGTAATTCTGGATATCATACATGTGCTCAGAGCCATTCATTTACAAGAACCGGCCCTTGATGTTCAAACGGTAGGCGGGGCAGAAACCATTGTTGAAATTCAGTATCAGAAACGGCAAATATCGACGGTTCTGTTTATCGGTGTCTGGCTGCTTCTCTTTATCGGATCGTGTCTTGCCATCATGAACTTTCATGAGGATGTCAGCATGAGAGACGTTCATATCGCTTTATATGAAATCATAACCGGAGAGAGGAATGACTATCCATATTTGCTTCAAATCCCATACAGCATCGGTTTGGGACTGGGGATGATCGTGTTTTTTAACCACATATTTAAAAAGCGCCTAAATGAAGAGCCCAGCCCGCTGGAGGTTGAGATGTTCAACTATCAGCTAGATCTCGATCAATATGTCGCCATGCATGAGAATGAAGAAACAATAAAGGACCTGCATGATCGTTAG
- the spoIIAA gene encoding anti-sigma F factor antagonist, with the protein MSLGIDMHVKESVLCIRLTGELDHHTAETLKQKVTQSLEKDDIRHIVLNLEDLSFMDSSGLGVILGRYKQIKQIGGEMVVCAISPAVKRLFDMSGLFKIIRFEQSEQQALLTLGVAS; encoded by the coding sequence ATGAGCCTTGGAATTGACATGCATGTCAAAGAATCTGTGCTTTGTATTCGATTAACAGGCGAACTCGATCACCATACGGCTGAAACCTTGAAACAAAAAGTGACTCAATCTTTGGAAAAGGATGATATCCGCCATATTGTGCTGAACCTGGAGGACCTTTCCTTTATGGACAGCTCGGGGCTTGGTGTCATATTAGGAAGATACAAGCAAATTAAGCAAATTGGCGGGGAAATGGTCGTTTGCGCTATCTCTCCTGCGGTGAAGCGGCTGTTTGATATGTCGGGTCTGTTTAAAATTATCCGATTTGAACAATCAGAGCAGCAGGCGCTGCTGACGCTGGGGGTGGCATCATGA
- the sigF gene encoding RNA polymerase sporulation sigma factor SigF: MDVEVKKNGKNAQLKDHEVKELIKQSQNGDQQARDLLIEKNMRLVWSVVQRFLNRGYEPDDLFQIGCIGLLKSVDKFDLSYDVRFSTYAVPMIIGEIQRFIRDDGTVKVSRSLKELGNKIRRAKDELSKTLGRVPTVQEIADHLEIEAEDVVLAQEAVRAPSSIHETVYENDGDPITLLDQIADNSEEKWFDKIALKEAISDLEEREKLIVYLRYYKDQTQSEVAERLGISQVQVSRLEKKILKQIKVQMDHTDG; this comes from the coding sequence ATGGATGTGGAGGTTAAGAAAAACGGCAAGAACGCTCAGCTGAAGGATCATGAAGTAAAAGAATTAATCAAACAAAGCCAAAATGGCGACCAGCAGGCAAGAGACCTCCTCATAGAAAAAAACATGCGTCTTGTTTGGTCTGTCGTACAGCGGTTTTTAAACAGAGGATATGAGCCTGATGATCTTTTCCAGATCGGCTGCATCGGGCTGCTGAAATCTGTTGACAAATTTGATTTATCCTATGATGTGCGTTTTTCAACGTATGCGGTGCCGATGATTATCGGTGAAATCCAGCGTTTTATCCGTGACGATGGGACCGTAAAGGTGTCAAGGTCATTAAAAGAGCTCGGAAACAAAATCCGTCGCGCGAAGGATGAGCTTTCAAAAACACTGGGCAGAGTGCCGACGGTGCAGGAAATCGCCGACCATTTGGAGATTGAGGCAGAAGATGTCGTACTCGCCCAAGAGGCGGTAAGGGCACCGTCTTCGATTCACGAAACGGTTTATGAAAATGACGGAGATCCGATTACCCTGCTTGATCAAATCGCTGACAATTCAGAAGAGAAATGGTTTGACAAGATTGCGCTGAAAGAAGCGATCAGCGATTTGGAGGAAAGGGAAAAATTAATCGTCTATCTCAGATATTATAAAGACCAGACGCAATCCGAGGTTGCTGAGCGGCTTGGGATCTCTCAAGTTCAGGTTTCCAGGCTTGAAAAGAAAATATTAAAACAGATCAAGGTTCAAATGGATCATACGGATGGCTAG
- the spoVAC gene encoding stage V sporulation protein AC, whose protein sequence is MTNIKENYKSKVKTYQPKPPYVWNCVKAFLVGGLICAIGQGLQNFYIHFFDFNEKTAGNPTAATLILISALLTGFGIYDRIGQFAGAGSAVPVTGFANSMASAALEYKSEGLVLGVATNMFKLAGNVIVFGVVAAYIVGMIRFAFEKLMS, encoded by the coding sequence ATGACCAACATAAAAGAAAACTACAAATCAAAAGTGAAAACATATCAGCCTAAGCCGCCTTACGTGTGGAACTGTGTAAAAGCTTTTCTGGTAGGCGGTCTGATCTGTGCGATCGGGCAAGGTCTGCAAAATTTTTATATCCATTTTTTTGATTTTAATGAAAAAACAGCGGGAAATCCGACAGCGGCAACACTGATATTAATTTCTGCCCTGCTTACCGGGTTCGGCATCTATGACAGAATCGGACAGTTTGCAGGCGCCGGTTCAGCCGTACCGGTCACAGGTTTTGCCAACAGTATGGCAAGTGCCGCTCTTGAATATAAAAGCGAAGGGTTAGTGCTCGGAGTAGCGACAAATATGTTTAAACTGGCGGGAAATGTCATTGTTTTCGGTGTTGTTGCCGCTTATATCGTCGGAATGATTCGGTTTGCTTTTGAGAAACTGATGTCATAG
- the spoVAB gene encoding stage V sporulation protein SpoVAB: MIVSVLFIIFVGLGGGITVGAGFVAFLTVMGIIPRLMQLTKTMRFVQAYEAAVILGAVCGGWETLHMNHLFLTKWIAVPVGLLAGLFVGMLAAALTEVLNVLPILAKRIGLRSKIIILLMAIVIGKIVGSLFHWLYFIDHS; encoded by the coding sequence ATGATCGTTAGTGTATTGTTCATTATTTTTGTCGGGCTCGGCGGAGGCATCACGGTGGGGGCTGGCTTCGTTGCTTTTTTAACCGTAATGGGAATCATTCCGCGGCTGATGCAGCTCACCAAAACGATGAGATTTGTTCAGGCTTATGAAGCGGCTGTTATTCTGGGCGCGGTTTGCGGAGGATGGGAGACGCTTCATATGAACCATCTTTTTTTAACAAAATGGATTGCCGTGCCGGTCGGGCTGCTGGCAGGTTTGTTTGTCGGGATGCTTGCGGCTGCCCTGACAGAGGTTTTAAATGTCCTGCCGATATTAGCAAAACGAATCGGGCTCAGAAGTAAAATTATTATTCTGTTAATGGCCATCGTGATTGGAAAAATCGTGGGGTCTTTATTTCACTGGCTGTATTTTATTGATCACTCATAA
- the spoIIAB gene encoding anti-sigma F factor, with translation MKNEMHLEFSALSQNESFARVTVASFIAQLDPTMDELTEIKTVVSEAVTNAIIHGYEENCDGKVYISVTLEDHVVYMTIRDEGMGITDLEEARQPLFTTKPELERSGMGFTIMENFMDDVSIDSSPEMGTTIRLTKHLSKSKALCN, from the coding sequence ATGAAAAATGAAATGCATCTTGAGTTTTCGGCCCTCAGCCAGAATGAATCGTTCGCCCGTGTGACAGTCGCTTCATTTATTGCTCAGCTTGATCCGACAATGGACGAACTGACCGAAATCAAAACAGTCGTGTCAGAGGCTGTGACGAATGCCATCATCCATGGATATGAAGAGAATTGTGACGGAAAAGTTTACATTTCAGTGACGCTGGAAGATCATGTCGTATACATGACTATTCGCGATGAAGGCATGGGCATTACAGATCTAGAGGAAGCCCGCCAGCCATTATTCACGACGAAACCTGAGCTTGAGCGCTCCGGAATGGGCTTTACCATTATGGAGAATTTCATGGATGATGTCAGTATCGATTCATCACCGGAGATGGGAACGACGATTCGCTTAACAAAGCACTTATCAAAAAGCAAAGCGCTTTGTAATTAA